From the genome of Pseudomonadota bacterium, one region includes:
- a CDS encoding LXG domain-containing protein codes for MSLLDDLKSLDISAILSARESISLSINSDDIQNVLERGAADAALSALGELLNQLREEFDSPEKLLLPLVDAVGSIGDVIDTDYLPIAQYLEAIQSGAQIIATLIEGLGDDPTKLGKVLGLSLGDILDTASSVMNVQSFVHPDLPRFKQIIEIVDTGRPTDPRQIAELALEILNPFPIDSLSVIRSGVSGILDGIADISLPSGRTDGLIIALNDVTVSASAGDSTQLTAALAQLETVRAQTITSLNNDLMQVATRIGQLPVSRIIDSVSGVSGVFNKAEVNVLEQLESWRKQMEKIRLFIENLPPEILGDILTQLIETLEEYVNTYLVEPIEKQVVKLENWIRSLLRELPLREYRNQLRDFLFSIARAIRDANLDGPVKMVKDLLNGIEEKLDPEALTADIQAALQGVEDVIGGVLDQITGFIETIGGEINALSSQAVGYLEQAAQALADFKSLIDSVTAAIDQLGIEQAADQVKDALVDLRETAETLLTIMPLPDSLRPLIEQLISSIEGIDFDVVIQPLRQAASKMEIPEEVGTTINESLQTVADLITNLIPDELITSLENEIKEALDTLRNFDLSTLLGDLDNIVEEAASFIGTLDPRPVADSIRGPYQAVLDAVDAVAPARLMAPLIEAYDSLLGSIPMPTPENAVRGVANAVNEVGQQAAQAITAPLAEMVPGASIRESSDERVPVEAPTDEPEVRAGDIVRLLGYLPNKLREILNDLEEGAIGDVLGYIDNLCGGLARDIRSLSSAMLEIDRRVYQWMEDLLQPLSRAQLSAQAAISVNISAGEIDINASMHMVALAGPASMRRKLGDSRGLVKNAVKGGAKTAAGVMGSHLEKIALSLEKTSLSRLCRDADSFLAALDPEPIAAELDALVTTVMQKTPQFLDAGEDALRDFINRFTKLVQTFNPGVLAHRFLRVTTVLKEEIDILNPRRLAAELGEIHGAIKQTIMAYDPAVLAEEIWETISALSLALQALKPSELLSELSPIGPEFFEKIENAMPTKALKDIDRSLDHIGAQLKTLDPSQLLESVNELGPRVVDEFERGIEIIRSEILALLNAIRYATGSGSAQVSVSVSTG; via the coding sequence ATGAGCTTACTCGATGATTTAAAAAGTCTGGACATATCAGCTATTCTTTCAGCAAGGGAGTCAATATCTCTTTCTATTAATTCGGATGATATCCAAAATGTCCTTGAGCGCGGAGCAGCAGATGCTGCTCTGTCAGCTCTCGGTGAGCTATTAAATCAGCTTAGGGAAGAATTCGACTCACCTGAAAAACTGCTTCTGCCTTTAGTGGATGCTGTGGGCTCAATTGGTGATGTTATAGATACCGATTATCTTCCTATTGCACAATATCTTGAAGCAATACAAAGCGGTGCTCAAATTATTGCTACTCTGATAGAGGGCCTTGGCGATGATCCAACAAAACTTGGAAAAGTACTCGGCCTTTCGTTAGGCGATATTCTTGATACCGCATCATCGGTTATGAATGTACAAAGCTTTGTTCATCCCGATCTTCCAAGATTTAAACAAATTATAGAAATTGTAGATACCGGACGTCCCACAGATCCCCGGCAGATTGCTGAACTGGCACTTGAAATACTTAATCCTTTCCCGATAGATTCCCTTTCTGTAATCCGATCGGGAGTTTCGGGTATTTTGGACGGTATAGCGGATATATCTTTGCCGTCCGGCAGAACAGACGGATTAATAATTGCTTTAAATGACGTCACGGTATCAGCTTCAGCAGGTGATTCAACGCAATTAACGGCAGCGCTTGCTCAACTGGAAACTGTAAGGGCCCAAACAATTACTTCTTTAAACAATGACCTTATGCAGGTAGCCACCCGGATCGGCCAACTTCCTGTAAGCCGGATTATTGATTCTGTTTCCGGGGTTTCCGGGGTGTTCAACAAGGCTGAAGTAAATGTGCTTGAACAACTTGAATCATGGCGAAAGCAAATGGAAAAGATCAGGCTGTTTATAGAAAATCTGCCTCCTGAGATACTTGGAGATATTCTCACACAGTTGATCGAAACTCTTGAAGAATATGTAAACACATACCTTGTCGAGCCTATTGAAAAACAAGTAGTAAAGCTTGAAAACTGGATACGTTCTCTTTTAAGAGAACTTCCTTTAAGAGAGTATAGAAACCAGCTGCGTGATTTTCTTTTTTCCATAGCACGGGCTATCCGTGATGCAAATCTGGACGGGCCTGTAAAAATGGTCAAGGATCTCTTAAACGGTATAGAAGAAAAGCTTGACCCCGAAGCGCTTACGGCGGATATTCAGGCGGCATTGCAGGGTGTTGAAGATGTAATCGGCGGTGTATTGGATCAGATAACCGGATTTATAGAGACAATCGGCGGAGAAATAAATGCACTTTCTTCACAGGCAGTCGGGTATCTGGAACAAGCCGCACAAGCTTTGGCAGACTTCAAATCCCTTATAGATTCCGTAACCGCAGCTATTGATCAGCTTGGCATAGAACAGGCTGCCGATCAGGTGAAAGACGCACTGGTTGATTTGCGTGAAACCGCTGAAACGCTGCTTACCATAATGCCGCTTCCTGATTCGCTCAGACCGCTTATAGAACAACTGATATCATCCATTGAAGGTATAGACTTTGATGTTGTTATACAGCCGCTTCGTCAGGCCGCCTCTAAAATGGAAATACCGGAGGAAGTCGGAACAACCATCAACGAAAGCTTGCAGACTGTTGCAGATCTGATAACGAATCTTATCCCTGATGAACTTATAACATCTCTTGAAAATGAGATAAAAGAGGCGCTTGATACTTTAAGAAATTTTGATCTTTCCACTCTTTTGGGAGATCTTGACAATATAGTGGAAGAAGCTGCTTCGTTTATAGGAACACTTGATCCACGGCCTGTTGCAGATAGCATCAGGGGACCCTATCAGGCTGTCCTTGATGCAGTAGATGCGGTTGCTCCTGCAAGGTTGATGGCTCCTCTTATAGAAGCATATGATTCTCTTCTTGGTTCCATACCTATGCCGACGCCTGAAAATGCGGTACGAGGTGTTGCAAACGCTGTTAACGAAGTTGGGCAACAGGCAGCGCAAGCTATCACAGCTCCTTTAGCGGAGATGGTGCCGGGAGCAAGCATTCGGGAAAGTTCCGATGAGCGCGTTCCTGTTGAGGCGCCAACTGACGAACCCGAAGTGAGGGCGGGTGATATAGTGCGCCTTTTAGGATATCTTCCGAACAAGCTGCGAGAAATCCTTAATGACCTGGAAGAAGGAGCCATCGGAGATGTTCTTGGCTATATTGATAATCTGTGCGGCGGTCTGGCAAGAGATATACGCAGCCTAAGTTCCGCCATGTTGGAAATTGATCGCAGGGTATACCAGTGGATGGAAGATCTTTTGCAGCCGCTTTCAAGAGCCCAGCTTTCGGCACAGGCGGCAATTTCAGTCAATATATCGGCAGGTGAAATAGATATAAACGCTTCAATGCATATGGTGGCTCTTGCCGGGCCTGCTTCCATGCGCAGAAAACTTGGCGACTCGCGTGGCCTGGTGAAAAATGCTGTTAAGGGCGGGGCAAAAACAGCAGCAGGAGTAATGGGCTCCCATCTTGAAAAAATAGCCCTTTCTTTGGAAAAAACCAGCCTTTCCCGACTTTGCAGGGATGCAGATTCTTTTCTGGCAGCCCTTGATCCTGAACCTATAGCAGCGGAACTTGATGCGCTGGTTACTACGGTCATGCAAAAAACTCCCCAGTTTCTTGATGCAGGCGAAGATGCGCTAAGAGACTTTATAAACAGATTTACAAAGCTTGTGCAGACATTTAATCCTGGTGTACTGGCCCATCGCTTCTTAAGAGTTACAACGGTTTTAAAAGAGGAAATCGATATTTTAAATCCGCGAAGATTAGCCGCAGAACTTGGAGAAATTCACGGAGCAATAAAACAAACCATTATGGCATACGATCCTGCCGTTTTGGCGGAAGAAATATGGGAGACTATATCTGCACTTAGCTTGGCTTTACAAGCGCTTAAGCCGAGTGAGCTTTTAAGTGAGTTGTCTCCTATAGGCCCTGAGTTTTTTGAAAAGATTGAAAATGCAATGCCAACAAAGGCGCTTAAAGATATTGACAGATCGCTGGATCATATCGGCGCACAGCTTAAAACATTAGATCCTTCACAATTACTCGAATCGGTTAATGAACTGGGGCCACGGGTGGTAGATGAATTTGAACGTGGCATTGAAATTATCCGTTCCGAAATTCTTGCTCTGCTTAATGCAATCCGGTATGCAACCGGTTCCGGATCGGCACAAGTATCGGTTAGTGTTTCAACAGGATAG